In Prunus dulcis chromosome 1, ALMONDv2, whole genome shotgun sequence, the following are encoded in one genomic region:
- the LOC117621861 gene encoding DEAD-box ATP-dependent RNA helicase FANCM isoform X3, whose amino-acid sequence MTGQISPTKRASLWKTKRVFFVTPQVLEKDIQSGTCSIEYLVCLVIDEAHRALGNYSYSVAVRELMAAQVQLRILALSATPGSKQQAVQQVIDNLYISTLEYRNEDDTDVKKYVHNREVELIRVAMGQEAVEIDNKLVEAMRPFATRLCAIGVLPTRDVQTLSPCYLLDSREKFRQAPPDLPQIKSGDIEGYFGALLTLYHIRKLISSHGIRPAYEMLEEKLKQGSFARYMCRNEDISKAKLIMQQTLSHGAPSPKLSKMLEVLLDHFKTNDPQKSRVIIFSNFRGSVRDIMDALANIGNFVRATEFIGQSSGKALKGQSQKVQQAVLEKFRAGGYNVIVATSIGEEGLDIMEVDLVICFDANVSPLRMIQRMGRTGRKHDGRVVVLACEGSELKGYKRKQGNSKNMMKHMRNGGRNSFNFHSSPRMIPHIFKPEVRFVEFSIEQFVHRGKKVIDDNTIQTPVIADKLTVAETTLIAKYFDPHEITWKPSLIAFPHFQTYPSRVYKVMHSHRTTMLIDMMQCLQGLTFSRASNISLLEDEICLKKCLGVDTAEQHDNNGEDFLNPDDSEVSPSRTLETEEKHNELNFPGENPYEHSYLFGSDVVTVDASGNVLVMVVPVFPWKDLSHSMSTSASIIKLDYLKQNSCHARTSDEDHTELTTEAGPSGDLKSTQITCMKNEISLKSRCCDSETWMEKSVSRVEKIPQTPILKGNLSNQGASVSESPDVLESKASLFLADEDNNFFRDGELSPRLTNLIKSGVVPESPIHNSGLSNNTDEYLEPAQLPVSPAQLHTGILLKCSSPGKSEKVNMRGNACGRNVSASPVDNEIQTPLHNKGETASIRGCTSTSPLIDRAQTVLADLTNNSSGKDWHLSSGDKLESVKQARKFKRLRKVGDHWKSRGESMTKNVGSTENPARSFSRAGPLRTKHDRGKKKSVDDIRVFIEEEAEVSSEADISDDEEDGRDNYSNDSFIDDRINPTVAGTQFASGGIDMMAIYRRSLLTQSPLERQPSSSATYSPDSVAPTMRTTETGSSCGKPSFSLQTPQSDCTNQPNRMDSKSFQMNSNAEGTPCTTGVSPGYEIESRKRKLSSHHSRSVPAVNLEREFSRQAEAAGRDLQHNDANGDVLYDDLFFEGLDLDAVEAQATLLLKQKSELPRQKQQMVPNIHPQNPSLQHSPTFDLGI is encoded by the exons ATGACAGGTCAGATAAGTCCTACAAAAAGAGCATCCTTGTGGAAAACTAAACGAGTTTTCTTTGTTACTCCCCAAGTGCTGGAGAAGGACATTCAGTCTG GCACATGCTCAATCGAATACTTGGTATGTTTGGTGATTGATGAAGCTCACAGAGCATTGGGAAACTATTCTTACAGTGTTGCAGTTCGTGAG TTAATGGCTGCACAAGTGCAACTGAGAATTTTAGCTCTGAGTGCAACACCGGGAT CAAAGCAGCAGGCTGTCCAGCAAGTTATTGATAACTTATATATATCAACACTTGAATATCGCAATGAAGATGACACTGATGTCAAAAAATATGTTCACAACAGGGAGGTAGAGTTGATTCGG GTCGCAATGGGTCAAGAAGCTGTTGAGATAGACAATAAGCTTGTGGAAGCAATGCGACCATTTGCAACCAGGCTTTGTGCAATTGGAGTTCTCCCAACTAGAGATGTTCAGACT TTGAGCCCATGTTATTTACTTGATTCAAGGGAGAAATTTCGTCAAGCACCTCCAGACCTCCCCCAAATTAAGTCTGGAGACATTGAAGGTTATTTTGGAGCACTCCTTACGCTTTACCATATTCGTAAGCTAATATCAAGCCATGGAATAAGGCCAGCCTATGAAATGcttgaagaaaaattaaaacaagg GTCATTTGCAAGGTATATGTGTAGAAATGAAGATATTTCTAAAGCAAAGCTCATAATGCAGCAAACTTTGTCTCATGGTGCTCCGAGTCCCAAATTGTCCAAAATGTTAGAAGTGCTGCTTGATCATTTCA AAACAAATGATCCACAGAAATCAAGGGTtatcattttctcaaattttagggGCAGTGTCAG GGACATAATGGATGCGTTAGCAAACATCGGCAATTTTGTTAGAGCTACGGAGTTTATTGGTCAAAGTTCAG GGAAAGCATTAAAAGGCCAGTCACAAAAAGTTCAACAGGCTGTTTTGGAG AAATTTCGTGCTGGTGGATACAATGTCATTGTTGCCACATCAATTGGCGAAGAGGGCCTGGATATCATGGAAGTTGATCTAGTTATATGCTTTGATGCTAATGTATCACCATTGAGAATGATTCAGCGCATGGGGAGAACTGGAAGGAAGCATGATGGAAGAGTTG TAGTTTTAGCCTGTGAAGGGTCAGAGTTGAAGGGTTACAAGCGTAAGCAAGGAAACAGTAAGAATATGATGAAACACATGCGAAATGGGGGGAGAAATAGCTTCAATTTCCATTCTAGCCCGAGGATG ATCCCTCACATTTTCAAACCGGAGGTCCGGTTTGTTGAGTTTTCAATTGAACAATTCGTTCATCGTGGAAAGAAAGTGATAGATGATAACACTATTCAGACACCTGTTATTGCAGACAAATTAACTGTTGCTGAGACAACATTAATTGCCAAGTATTTTGACCCCCATGAAATTACATGGAAACCATCTCTTATTGCCTTTCCTCACTTCCAAACATATCCTTCAAGAGTGTATAAAGTAATGCATTCGCATCGGACGACAATGTTAATTGATATGATGCAATGTTTGCAAGGACTAACCTTTTCTAGGGCCAGCAATATTTCCCTTCTTGAG GATGAAATATGTTTAAAGAAGTGCTTGGGAGTTGACACTGCTGAACAACATGACAATAATGGAGAAG ATTTTCTGAATCCTGATGATTCTGAAGTATCACCTAGTAGAACATTGGAAACTGAGGAGAAGCATAACGAACTTAATTTCCCTGGTGAAAATCCTTATGAGCACTCTTACCTCTTTGGTTCAGATGTTGTAACTGTTGATGCTTCCGGAAACGTCCTAGTCATGGTTGTCCCTGTGTTTCCTTGGAAAGACTTATCGCATTCCATGTCAACAAGTGCAAGCATTATTAAGTTGGATTACTTGAAGCAAAATTCTTGCCATGCAAGGACTTCAGATGAAGACCACACAGAACTAACTACTGAAGCTGGTCCCAGTGGAGATCTGAAATCGACTCAGATAACATGCATGAAGAATGAGATTTCACTTAAGTCTCGATGTTGTGATTCTGAAACCTGGATGGAGAAATCAGTAAGCAGGGTTGAAAAAATTCCTCAAACTCCAATTTTAAAGGGGAATTTGTCAAATCAAGGAGCTAGTGTCTCTGAGTCACCTGATGTTCTGGAAAGCAAGGCATCATTATTTCTGGCTGATGAAGACAATAATTTTTTCAGAGATGGTGAGCTCAGTCCACGGCTTACTAATTTAATCAAAAGTGGAGTTGTCCCAGAGTCTCCTATCCATAATAGTG GACTATCAAATAACACAGATGAGTATCTAGAACCTGCCCAATTACCTGTTTCACCTGCCCAATTACATACTGGAATACTATTGAAGTGTTCAAGTCCTGGGAAAAGTGAAAAAGTCAATATGAGAGGCAATGCCTGTGGAAGAAATGTCTCTGCTTCTCCTGTTGATAATGAAATTCAAACTCCCTTGCATAACAAGGGTGAAACTGCAAGCATAAGAGGATGTACCTCCACATCACCACTTATTGATAGAGCCCAAACTGTTTTAGCAGACCTTACAAACAATAGCTCTGGCAAAGATTGGCATTTAAGTTCTGGAGACAAGTTGGAAAGTGTAAAACAGGCACGCAAGTTTAAAAGGTTACGCAAAGTTGGGGATCATTGGAAAAGTAGGGGAGAAAGCATGACAAAAAATGTTGGGTCAACAGAAAACCCTGCCAGATCTTTTTCTAGAGCTGGTCCTCTCCGTACTAAGCATGACAGAG GTAAAAAGAAGTCAGTTGATGATATAAGGGTCTTCATTGAGGAGGAAGCTGA GGTATCTTCAGAAGCTGATATTTCTGATGATGAGGAAGATGGGCGAGACAACTACTCAAATGATAGTTTCATAGATGACAGGATAAATCCTACGGTTGCCGGTACTCAGTTTGCAAGCGGTGGAATTGACATGATGGCAATATACAG GCGTTCGTTGCTCACCCAATCACCCCTGGAGAGGCAGCCAAGCAGTTCTGCCACATATTCACCTGATTCTGTGGCACCAACAATGAGGACAACTGAAACTGGAAGTTCTTGTGGGAAACCATCCTTCTCTCTCCAAACTCCTCAAAGCGATTGTACAAATCAGCCAAACAGGATGGATTCGAAGTCCTTCCAAATGAACAGTAACGCTGAAGGCACACCTTGTACAACTGGTGTTTCCCCAGGATATGAGATTGAAAgccgaaaaagaaaattgagttCTCATCATTCAAGATCTGTTCCTGCAGTCAACTTGGAGCGAGAGTTCTCAAGACAGGCAGAGGCTGCAGGCAGAGACTTGCAGCACAATGATGCAAATGGGGACGTGCTTTATGATGATCTATTTTTTGAGGGCCTTGATCTTGACGCAGTGGAAGCGCAAGCTACATTGCTTCTTAAACAGAAATCAGAACTGCCAAGGCAGAAGCAGCAGATGGTTCCCAATATACACCCACAAAATCCTAGCCTACAACATTCTCCGACGTTTGATCTTGGAATATAA
- the LOC117621670 gene encoding uncharacterized protein LOC117621670 — MQKLLRISPSGPILCTSAKAPLSSLPLASSILSKAFKGSTDNPSRMHTAATAFRGGSALAATVHSKPTYNIPYRINCGLCRCSVHDRAPSRAWLVLKDSGLGSRPAWLHTSSDESFSVSAAEGCKGLEKGLEGFEDLSGGDGGEAEKGSEEKPNRLSNRRQRSSGSGGLLAGNPDLLAIPGVGPRNLRKLVEKGIGGVSELKQLYRDKFFGKGSQKMVEYLQSSVGIIHKNHAESITTYIKESVDEELKEDSSNSEVKHTQKKRLTFCVEGNISVGKTTFLQRIANETLELRDLVEVVPEPINKWQDVGPDHFNILNAFYAEPQRYAYTFQNYVFVTRLMQERESSGGIKPLRLMERSVFSDRMVFVRAVHEAKWMNEMEISIYDSWFDPVVSSLPGLIPDGFIYLRASPDTCHKRMKLRQRAEEGGVSLEYLHGLHEKHESWLFPFQSGNHGVLSVSKLPLHMDSSLPPDIRDRVFYLEGDHMHSSIQKVPALVLDCEPNIDFSKDIEAKRQYARQVAEFFEFVKKKQEVPSAKGGEEAKKSSQQQLVLPQNGELWVPDKHFPESALKSLEFRRAMSLMSG; from the exons ATGCAGAAACTGCTCCGCATAAGCCCCTCAGGCCCCATTCTGTGTACTTCGGCTAAGGCTCCTCTTTCCTCTCTCCCCTTGGCCTCAAGCATTCTATCAAAAGCTTTCAAGGGCTCAACTGATAACCCTTCAAGAATGCACACTGCAGCTACGGCTTTTCGCGGCGGCTCAGCCCTCGCCGCTACTGTTCACAGCAAACCCACTTACAATATCCCCTATCGCATCAACTGCGGCCTCTGCCGCTGCTCAGTCCATGACAGAGCCCCGTCCCGGGCTTGGCTTGTGCTCAAAGACTCCGGTTTGGGGTCCCGGCCGGCGTGGCTGCACACGAGCTCTGATGAGTCGTTTTCTGTTTCGGCAGCAGAGGGTTGCAAGGGTTTAGAGAAGGGTTTGGAGGGTTTTGAGGATTTGAGCGGTGGTGATGGTGGAGAGGCTGAGAAGGGTTCGGAGGAGAAGCCAAATAGGTTGAGTAATAGGCGGCAGAGGAGTTCCGGGAGCGGCGGGTTATTGGCTGGAAACCCGGACTTGTTGGCGATTCCTGGCGTGGGGCCGAGGAACTTGAGAAAGCTGGTGGAAAAGGGTATTGGGGGAGTTTCTGAGCTCAAGCAATTGTATAGAGATAAG TTCTTTGGAAAAGGTAGTCAGAAGATGGTTGAGTATTTACAAAGTTCGGTAGGAATCATCCACAAAAACCATGCTGAGAGTATTACTACTTATATTAAAGAGAGTGTTGATGAAGAGTTGAAGGAGGACAGCTCGAACTCAGAAGTGAAGCATACACAGAAGAAGCGGCTTACTTTCTGCGTTGAGGGAAATATCAGTGTTGGAAAGACAACATTTCTTCAGAGAATAGCAAATGAAACACTTGAGCTAAGAGATCTTGTTGAGGTGGTTCCAGAACCTATTAACAAGTGGCAGGATGTTGGACCCGACCATTTTAATATATTGAATGCTTTCTATGCTGAGCCGCAGAGGTATGCCTATACCTTCCAGAATTATGTGTTTGTTACAAGGTTGATGCAGGAGAGAGAGTCCTCTGGTGGCATCAAGCCCCTCCGGTTGATGGAAAGGAGTGTTTTTAGTGACAGGATG GTTTTTGTGCGAGCTGTTCATGAAGCAAAGTGGATGAATGAGATGGAGATCAGCATCTATGACTCCTGGTTTGACCCAGTTGTATCGTCCTTGCCTGGGCTTATCCCTGATGGTTTCATATATCTTAGAGCAAGTCCTGATACTTGTCACAAGAGAATGAAGCTACGGCAGAGAGCCGAGGAAGGTGGAGTCAGCCTTGAGTATCTCCACGGCTTGCATGAAAAACATGAAAGCTGGCTTTTCCCTTTCCAGAGTGGTAATCATGGGGTCTTGTCTGTTAGTAAGCTTCCTTTACACATGGACAGCTCTTTACCTCCCGATATTAGGGACCGTGTGTTCTATTTGGAGGGTGATCATATGCATTCAAGTATTCAAAAG GTTCCTGCTTTGGTTCTTGACTGCGAGCCAAACATTGATTTTAGCAAAGACATTGAAGCAAAGAGGCA GTATGCTCGACAAGTAGCAGAGTTTTTTGAATTTGTGAAGAAAAAGCAAGAAGTCCCATCTGCAAAAGGTGGTGAGGAAGCTAAGAAGAGTAGCCAACAACAATTAGTGCTGCCCCAAAATGGAGAATTATGGGTTCCTGATAAGCATTTCCCCGAGTCAGCCCTCAAATCTCTGGAGTTTAGACGAGCCATGTCTCTCATGTCTGGCTAG
- the LOC117621861 gene encoding DEAD-box ATP-dependent RNA helicase FANCM isoform X4: MKLTEHWETILTVLQFVSFQLMAAQVQLRILALSATPGSKQQAVQQVIDNLYISTLEYRNEDDTDVKKYVHNREVELIRVAMGQEAVEIDNKLVEAMRPFATRLCAIGVLPTRDVQTLSPCYLLDSREKFRQAPPDLPQIKSGDIEGYFGALLTLYHIRKLISSHGIRPAYEMLEEKLKQGSFARYMCRNEDISKAKLIMQQTLSHGAPSPKLSKMLEVLLDHFKTNDPQKSRVIIFSNFRGSVRDIMDALANIGNFVRATEFIGQSSGKALKGQSQKVQQAVLEKFRAGGYNVIVATSIGEEGLDIMEVDLVICFDANVSPLRMIQRMGRTGRKHDGRVVVLACEGSELKGYKRKQGNSKNMMKHMRNGGRNSFNFHSSPRMIPHIFKPEVRFVEFSIEQFVHRGKKVIDDNTIQTPVIADKLTVAETTLIAKYFDPHEITWKPSLIAFPHFQTYPSRVYKVMHSHRTTMLIDMMQCLQGLTFSRASNISLLEDEICLKKCLGVDTAEQHDNNGEDFLNPDDSEVSPSRTLETEEKHNELNFPGENPYEHSYLFGSDVVTVDASGNVLVMVVPVFPWKDLSHSMSTSASIIKLDYLKQNSCHARTSDEDHTELTTEAGPSGDLKSTQITCMKNEISLKSRCCDSETWMEKSVSRVEKIPQTPILKGNLSNQGASVSESPDVLESKASLFLADEDNNFFRDGELSPRLTNLIKSGVVPESPIHNSGLSNNTDEYLEPAQLPVSPAQLHTGILLKCSSPGKSEKVNMRGNACGRNVSASPVDNEIQTPLHNKGETASIRGCTSTSPLIDRAQTVLADLTNNSSGKDWHLSSGDKLESVKQARKFKRLRKVGDHWKSRGESMTKNVGSTENPARSFSRAGPLRTKHDRGKKKSVDDIRVFIEEEAEVSSEADISDDEEDGRDNYSNDSFIDDRINPTVAGTQFASGGIDMMAIYRRSLLTQSPLERQPSSSATYSPDSVAPTMRTTETGSSCGKPSFSLQTPQSDCTNQPNRMDSKSFQMNSNAEGTPCTTGVSPGYEIESRKRKLSSHHSRSVPAVNLEREFSRQAEAAGRDLQHNDANGDVLYDDLFFEGLDLDAVEAQATLLLKQKSELPRQKQQMVPNIHPQNPSLQHSPTFDLGI, encoded by the exons ATGAAGCTCACAGAGCATTGGGAAACTATTCTTACAGTGTTGCAGTTCGTGAG TTTTCAGTTAATGGCTGCACAAGTGCAACTGAGAATTTTAGCTCTGAGTGCAACACCGGGAT CAAAGCAGCAGGCTGTCCAGCAAGTTATTGATAACTTATATATATCAACACTTGAATATCGCAATGAAGATGACACTGATGTCAAAAAATATGTTCACAACAGGGAGGTAGAGTTGATTCGG GTCGCAATGGGTCAAGAAGCTGTTGAGATAGACAATAAGCTTGTGGAAGCAATGCGACCATTTGCAACCAGGCTTTGTGCAATTGGAGTTCTCCCAACTAGAGATGTTCAGACT TTGAGCCCATGTTATTTACTTGATTCAAGGGAGAAATTTCGTCAAGCACCTCCAGACCTCCCCCAAATTAAGTCTGGAGACATTGAAGGTTATTTTGGAGCACTCCTTACGCTTTACCATATTCGTAAGCTAATATCAAGCCATGGAATAAGGCCAGCCTATGAAATGcttgaagaaaaattaaaacaagg GTCATTTGCAAGGTATATGTGTAGAAATGAAGATATTTCTAAAGCAAAGCTCATAATGCAGCAAACTTTGTCTCATGGTGCTCCGAGTCCCAAATTGTCCAAAATGTTAGAAGTGCTGCTTGATCATTTCA AAACAAATGATCCACAGAAATCAAGGGTtatcattttctcaaattttagggGCAGTGTCAG GGACATAATGGATGCGTTAGCAAACATCGGCAATTTTGTTAGAGCTACGGAGTTTATTGGTCAAAGTTCAG GGAAAGCATTAAAAGGCCAGTCACAAAAAGTTCAACAGGCTGTTTTGGAG AAATTTCGTGCTGGTGGATACAATGTCATTGTTGCCACATCAATTGGCGAAGAGGGCCTGGATATCATGGAAGTTGATCTAGTTATATGCTTTGATGCTAATGTATCACCATTGAGAATGATTCAGCGCATGGGGAGAACTGGAAGGAAGCATGATGGAAGAGTTG TAGTTTTAGCCTGTGAAGGGTCAGAGTTGAAGGGTTACAAGCGTAAGCAAGGAAACAGTAAGAATATGATGAAACACATGCGAAATGGGGGGAGAAATAGCTTCAATTTCCATTCTAGCCCGAGGATG ATCCCTCACATTTTCAAACCGGAGGTCCGGTTTGTTGAGTTTTCAATTGAACAATTCGTTCATCGTGGAAAGAAAGTGATAGATGATAACACTATTCAGACACCTGTTATTGCAGACAAATTAACTGTTGCTGAGACAACATTAATTGCCAAGTATTTTGACCCCCATGAAATTACATGGAAACCATCTCTTATTGCCTTTCCTCACTTCCAAACATATCCTTCAAGAGTGTATAAAGTAATGCATTCGCATCGGACGACAATGTTAATTGATATGATGCAATGTTTGCAAGGACTAACCTTTTCTAGGGCCAGCAATATTTCCCTTCTTGAG GATGAAATATGTTTAAAGAAGTGCTTGGGAGTTGACACTGCTGAACAACATGACAATAATGGAGAAG ATTTTCTGAATCCTGATGATTCTGAAGTATCACCTAGTAGAACATTGGAAACTGAGGAGAAGCATAACGAACTTAATTTCCCTGGTGAAAATCCTTATGAGCACTCTTACCTCTTTGGTTCAGATGTTGTAACTGTTGATGCTTCCGGAAACGTCCTAGTCATGGTTGTCCCTGTGTTTCCTTGGAAAGACTTATCGCATTCCATGTCAACAAGTGCAAGCATTATTAAGTTGGATTACTTGAAGCAAAATTCTTGCCATGCAAGGACTTCAGATGAAGACCACACAGAACTAACTACTGAAGCTGGTCCCAGTGGAGATCTGAAATCGACTCAGATAACATGCATGAAGAATGAGATTTCACTTAAGTCTCGATGTTGTGATTCTGAAACCTGGATGGAGAAATCAGTAAGCAGGGTTGAAAAAATTCCTCAAACTCCAATTTTAAAGGGGAATTTGTCAAATCAAGGAGCTAGTGTCTCTGAGTCACCTGATGTTCTGGAAAGCAAGGCATCATTATTTCTGGCTGATGAAGACAATAATTTTTTCAGAGATGGTGAGCTCAGTCCACGGCTTACTAATTTAATCAAAAGTGGAGTTGTCCCAGAGTCTCCTATCCATAATAGTG GACTATCAAATAACACAGATGAGTATCTAGAACCTGCCCAATTACCTGTTTCACCTGCCCAATTACATACTGGAATACTATTGAAGTGTTCAAGTCCTGGGAAAAGTGAAAAAGTCAATATGAGAGGCAATGCCTGTGGAAGAAATGTCTCTGCTTCTCCTGTTGATAATGAAATTCAAACTCCCTTGCATAACAAGGGTGAAACTGCAAGCATAAGAGGATGTACCTCCACATCACCACTTATTGATAGAGCCCAAACTGTTTTAGCAGACCTTACAAACAATAGCTCTGGCAAAGATTGGCATTTAAGTTCTGGAGACAAGTTGGAAAGTGTAAAACAGGCACGCAAGTTTAAAAGGTTACGCAAAGTTGGGGATCATTGGAAAAGTAGGGGAGAAAGCATGACAAAAAATGTTGGGTCAACAGAAAACCCTGCCAGATCTTTTTCTAGAGCTGGTCCTCTCCGTACTAAGCATGACAGAG GTAAAAAGAAGTCAGTTGATGATATAAGGGTCTTCATTGAGGAGGAAGCTGA GGTATCTTCAGAAGCTGATATTTCTGATGATGAGGAAGATGGGCGAGACAACTACTCAAATGATAGTTTCATAGATGACAGGATAAATCCTACGGTTGCCGGTACTCAGTTTGCAAGCGGTGGAATTGACATGATGGCAATATACAG GCGTTCGTTGCTCACCCAATCACCCCTGGAGAGGCAGCCAAGCAGTTCTGCCACATATTCACCTGATTCTGTGGCACCAACAATGAGGACAACTGAAACTGGAAGTTCTTGTGGGAAACCATCCTTCTCTCTCCAAACTCCTCAAAGCGATTGTACAAATCAGCCAAACAGGATGGATTCGAAGTCCTTCCAAATGAACAGTAACGCTGAAGGCACACCTTGTACAACTGGTGTTTCCCCAGGATATGAGATTGAAAgccgaaaaagaaaattgagttCTCATCATTCAAGATCTGTTCCTGCAGTCAACTTGGAGCGAGAGTTCTCAAGACAGGCAGAGGCTGCAGGCAGAGACTTGCAGCACAATGATGCAAATGGGGACGTGCTTTATGATGATCTATTTTTTGAGGGCCTTGATCTTGACGCAGTGGAAGCGCAAGCTACATTGCTTCTTAAACAGAAATCAGAACTGCCAAGGCAGAAGCAGCAGATGGTTCCCAATATACACCCACAAAATCCTAGCCTACAACATTCTCCGACGTTTGATCTTGGAATATAA